A single window of Lagopus muta isolate bLagMut1 chromosome 23, bLagMut1 primary, whole genome shotgun sequence DNA harbors:
- the LOC125703865 gene encoding guanylate-binding protein 1-like, translating into MEQPLLLAAADGPGGSIRLSPRGLEALRALPAPLHVVAALGPPDGGSVFLMEQLSGSGCGFPGSPGLWMWRCPHPEWPDRELLLLHAGGFLGGEEPEDGAGLRLFMLQLLLGSVLVYGSGDGNGDAQEQLELLTYAQKLPHHLRLLEEEEDEEDEDHLLRFVLPPFVWSLCSTAQAPKDEELLGDEDHKLEPALRSPPGPVARCVLTLFPEQKLFCVSESSAEGLTQLCTHLLGCDPKTEPGGAEVGGAYLAALAERVVDAMQEDAVLRIGRLCQEAKEMAQQETGDNWPTATNFWQDDTFLRNTDNSDTIPQQDDIPQASTSPRHDDTDGDTTQQQEDAAWVEAPSPHPLSPMPAPLCLVYNGDSNKLSLNPSALAVLRGITQPVVVVAIAGPYRTGKSFLMNRLAQRRTGFPLGPTVRAETKGIWMWCLPHPRQHGVALVLLDTEGLGDPHKGDNSNDAWIFSLAVLLSSTLVYNSMGTINQQALDQLRLVTELTNHIRVRVENEDPATEFSRVFPSFVWAVRDFTLQLREGERVMTEDEYLKDALLLKSGNGRVVQEHNELRRCLCAFFINRKLFVLERPTDDANLARLEEIREDELQPRFRQQAAAFCQHIWEKAPVKELPGGRRVMGTMLASLVEKYVATIVKGKVPCVESAVTALARTENTAAVAAAVAEYQKGMEQDLVLPTDSRATLVDVHRRWERRAVTLFLSRAFADNERTYQCQLMRELEAAKEEFCWRNEEASEQRCRAVLRELWQDVEHRLQCGDYTAPGGAQLFQDDLCHVLDKYQWWPEKGVKADAVLDVFLQDREPLAQALHAADARMMMMEWQKEAAAAKEAAAREAEAECLKEQQRSLEEHCRQLQQQLLEEQRLRLKEQNRLLECYLKEHQVLMEEGYKHDAEKMQLQIKRLREEKQSTENHTWIISAVDLLVSVASLFLPGVVSKAADIVGKLMKRML; encoded by the exons ATGGAGCAGCCGCTGCTGTTAGCAGCTGCGGACGGGCCGGGAGGGAGCATACGGCTCTCCCCCCGGGGTCTGGAGGCTCTGCGGGCCCTGCCCGCTCCCCTGCACGTGGTGGCGGCGCTGGGGCCGCCCGACGGGGGCTCCGTGTTCCTCATGGAGCAGCTGTCGGGATCGGGCTGCG GCTTCCCCGGCAGCCCCGGGCTGTGGATGTGGAGATGCCCGCACCCCGAGTGGCCCGACCgtgaactgctgctgctgcacgccGGAGGATTCCTCGGGGGAGAGGAACCGGAG GATGGCGCCGGGCTGCGGCTCTtcatgctgcagctgctgctgggcagcgtGCTGGTTTATGGCAGTGGTGACGGCAATGGTGACGCACAGGAACAGCTCGAGCTCCTCAC CTACGCCCAGAAGTTGCCACACCATCTGCgcctgctggaggaggaggaggatgaagaagATGAAGACCATCTGCTGCGCTTCGTGCTGCCACCCTTCGTCTGGagcctgtgcagcacagcccaggcacCCAAGGATGAGGAGTTGTTGGGGGATGAGGACCACAAGCTGGAGCCAGCCCTGCGCAGCCCCCCAG GCCCTGTGGCACGCTGTGTCCTGACACTGTTCCCTGAGCAGAAGCTGTTCTGTGTGTCCGAAAGCAGTGCCGAGGGCCTgacccagctctgcacccaccTGCTGGGCTGTGATCCCAAAACAGAGCCTGGAGGGGCAGAAGTGGGCGGTGCCT ACCTGGCAGCGCTGGCAGAGCGAGTGGTGGATGCAATGCAAGAGGATGCAGTGCTGCGGATTGGGCGGCTCTGCCAGGAGGCCAAGGAGATGGCACAGCAG GAGACTGGTGACAACTGGCCCACAGCCACCAACTTTTGGCAAGATGACACTTTCCTGAGGAACACTGACAACAGTGACACCATCCCACAACAGGATGACATCCCCCAGGCCAGCACCTCTCCACGACATGATGACACCGATGGTGACACCACCCAACAGCAGGAGGATGCGGCCTGGGTGGAAGCACCATCCCCCCACCCACTGTCCCCGATGCCAGCCCCACTTTGCCTAGTGTACAACGGTGACAGTAACAAACTGTCACTCAACCCCAGCGCACTGGCAGTGCTACGTGGTATCACCCAGCCCGTGGTGGTTGTGGCCATTGCTGGGCCCTACCGCACTGGCAAGTCTTTCTTGATGAACCGGCTGGCACAGCGGCGTACTG GTTTCCCGTTGGGCCCCACAGTGCGGGCGGAGACCAAGggcatctggatgtggtgccTGCCGCACCCACGCCAGCATGGTGTggcactggtgctgctggatACCGAGGGGCTGGGAGATCCCCACAAG GGTGACAACAGCAATGACGCCTGGATCTTCTCACTGGCAGTGCTGTTGTCCAGCACCCTGGTGTACAACAGCATGGGCACTATCAACCAGCAGGCGCTGGATCAGCTGCG GCTGGTGACAGAGCTGACGAATCACATACGCGTGAGGGTGGAGAATGAAGATCCAGCAACTGAGTTCAGCCGCGTCTTCCCCAGCTTCGTCTGGGCCGTGCGTGACTTCACACTGCAGCTGCGGGAGGGCGAGCGTGTGATGACTGAGGATGAGTACCTGAAGGATGCACTGCTCTTAAAGTCCG GGAATGGGCGCGTGGTGCAGGAGCACAATGAGTTGCGGCGCTGCCTGTGCGCCTTCTTCATAAACCGCAAGCTGTTTGTGCTGGAGAGACCGACGGATGATGCAAACCTGGCACGACTGGAGGAGATACGGGAGGATGAACTGCAGCCACGCTTCCGGCAACAGGCAGCTGCCTTCTGCCAGCACATCTGGGAGAAGGCGCCGGTGAAGGAGTTGCCAGGCGGGCGCCGGGTGATGGGCACCA TGCTGGCTTCCCTGGTGGAGAAATATGTGGCTACCATTGTGAAAGGTAAAGTGCCTTGTGTGGAGAGCGCAGTGACAGCACTGGCAAGGACCGAGAACACCgcggcagtggcagcagcagtggctgagTATCAGAAGGGCATGGAGCAGGACCTGGTGCTGCCCACGGACTCGCGTGCCACTTTGGTGGATGTGCACCGGCGCTGGGAGCGCCGTGCTGTCACCCTCTTCCTGTCCCGTGCCTTTGCTGACAATGAGCGCACCTACCAATGTCAGCTGATG CGAGAGCTGGAGGCGGCCAAGGAGGAGTTCTGCTGGCGCAATGAGGAGGCATCGGAGCAGCGTTGTCGGGCGGTGCTGCGGGAGCTGTGGCAGGACGTGGAGCACCGTCTGCAGTGTGGGGACTATACAGCACCAGGCGGAGCACAGCTGTTCCAGGATGATCTGTGCCACGTCCTGGATAAGTACCAGTGGTGGCCTGAGAAGGGTGTTAAG GCGGATGCAGTGCTGGACGTGTTCCTGCAAGATCGTGAGCCACTGGCACAGGCGCTGCATGCGGCCGATGCACGCATGATGATGATGGAGTGGCagaaggaggcagcagcagccaaggaagcagcagccagggagGCAGAGGCAGAGTGCCTGAAGGAGCAGCAACGCAGCCTGgaggagcactgcaggcagctgcagcagcaactgctggaggagcagcgcCTGCGGCTGAAGGAGCAAAACCGCCTGCTGGAGTGCTACCTGAAG GAACATCAGGTACTGATGGAGGAGGGTTACAAGCATGATGCAgagaaaatgcagctgcagatcaagaggctgagggaggagaagcagagcactgaaaacCACACATGGATCATCTCGGCTGTAGACCTCCTGGTCAGCGTGGCTTCGCTCTTCCTGCCCGGCGTGGTCAGCAAGGCAGCGGACATTGTAGGCAAGCTGATGAAGCGCATGCTGTAA